A single genomic interval of Asterias amurensis chromosome 1, ASM3211899v1 harbors:
- the LOC139940693 gene encoding integrase/recombinase xerD homolog: MEPHLVLLILFVLSPPVISAAHTDQRVAPASSAALLDTSGPVALPYVHYDNHEDCKLQPPDSQTHPAIRNWESAEGDLPGHMPTGVKDRWLALSHSATDPELKQLALGALPKLLMSSRAHSTTIKYSNSWKRWESWASSKTGVKSFPVNPTDFALYLSSFYSSGHKTAADSAAAAVAWAHSLAGLPSPTNDPLVKTTIQGYKRLTASTPNRKEPVTPEILAKLYNAHGQPSAALGDLRILFVCFVCYAGFLRFNDISNVRRTDCSILSDSLVIHLCKSKTDQYRQGNNITIARTFQPTCPVVITERYFQAMGDPDTSPLPVLRRMTRSKTGLVPTTHGLSYTRTREIVLEALRPFVPDIHKFGLHSLRSGGASAASKALLPSHLISMHGRWKTEKARNAYIKTDPQTRLLPSSVLGI; encoded by the exons ATGGAGCCCCATCTCGTGCTCCTTATTCTTTTCGTCCTTTCGCCCCCAGTCATTTCAGCAGCCCATACCGACCAGAGAGTCGCACCTGCTTCCAGTGCGGCATTACTGGACACGTCCGGACCAGTTGCCCTTCCCTACGTGCACTACGACAACCACGAAGACTGCAAACTCCAGCCACCGGACTCTCAGACACATCCGGCCATTAGAAACTGGGAATCGGCTGAAGGCGATTTACCCGGTCACATGCCCACAGGCGTAAAAG ATAGATGGTTGGCACTCTCTCATTCAGCAACTGACCCGGAACTAAAGCAACTTGCCCTTGGAGCCCTACCAAAACTATTAATGTCATCAAGAGCACACTCAACAACGATAAAATACAGCAATAGTTGGAAACGATGGGAATCATGGGCTTCATCCAAGACCGGCGTCAAATCATTTCCCGTCAACCCAACAGATTTCGCCCTatatttgtcttcattttattcatccGGTCATAAAACGGCAGCAGATTCTGCAGCAGCTGCTGTTGCCTGGGCACATAGCTTGGCTGGATTACCGTCACCTACAAACGATCCATTGGTCAAAACAACCATACAAGGCTACAAGAGACTCACAGCCTCTACCCCAAATCGGAAGGAACCGGTAACACCTGAAATCTTGGCAAAACTTTATAATGCTCACGGTCAACCTAGTGCAGCATTAGGCGATTTACGCATCCTATTCGTATGCTTTGTCTGTTACGCAGGTTTCCTTCGTTTCAACGACATCAGTAATGTAAGACGAACGGACTGTAGTATACTCAGTGACAGTCTCGTCATACATTTATGCAAGTCAAAAACTGATCAATACCGCCAGGGCAATAATATAACAATTGCAAGAACATTTCAGCCAACCTGTCCAGTTGTAATCACAGAACGATATTTCCAAGCAATGGGCGATCCTGACACTTCTCCTCTACCGGTACTTCGCAGAATGACACGTTCCAAAACCGGTCTCGTTCCTACTACTCATGGGTTAAGCTACACCAGAACCAGAGAGATTGTACTAGAAGCCCTCCGACCATTCGTTCCAGATATTCACAAGTTCGGACTCCATAGCCTGAGGTCAGGCGGTGCATCCGCAGCTTCAAAGGCCCTACTCCCATCTCACTTAATATCCATGCACGGAAGATGGAAAACCGAAAAGGCCAGAAATGCATACATAAAAACTGATCCGCAAACACGTTTGCTCCCCTCATCTGTACTTggaatttga